GTCGGTGGAGAGGTCGTTGCCTTGGCTACGGGTACAAAGTGCATCGGTGGTGACCATTTAAGCATCACTGGACTTGCCGTTAACGATTGCCACGCGGAAATTGTCGCAAGACGAGCTCTAGTAAGATTCTTCTATGCTCAACTAAGCCTCCACACTAAAGGACAAAACTCAGCCTCGATATTCGAAAAGAAACCAGACGGACGATTTACGATACAACCTGGAGTGTCATTTCACCTGTACATCAGCTCTACCCCCTGTGGTGATGCGAGGGTATTCCCCCTGAGCGAAGCTGAGAGCACGGGAGACACGCATCCCCACCGCAAGAATAGGGGTCAAGCGAGGGTCAAGACGGAAGCAGGGGAGGGCACACACCCCACTAGTCAACAGGTGTATTATTAATAGCTCTGTTGTAAAATAAAACTTAGTTatcgagttatggctacttGGAAGGCCATTGAAGTCTCTTTAGATTTTTGCATAGCAAAATCTGTAGCTATTCTACTTCGTATTAGTTGTCTGTGAAGTTGAGCACAGCTATTTTTAGTTTCCAGAGTGATGAAAGAGCTGTAAAAGTTTCATTgtcaatatatacatgtacacgtatgaGCAACTATTGCATCAATGCACATACCTACCATTGTGTTGTTATTTTGGACTTTGGACTTTGAACTTgtcatcctttttagcaacaattaCAGTCGATCATTTCCTGAATTTTCCACTCATGTGCTTTTATTATTAACGTTACTTTGTTTGAAAATACCGAGCTAAAGTTATTTTTGTACAGGTTACATTTCATTGCATTGTTGAAAATGGCCCAGTATGCTTAATCCCCACTTTCCCATACTTCTCCATTACACACTTAAACTATTTGCTATTTAACTAACCATTTAGTGTGTGTTTGCGCTCTTGAACCTAatagtgtagtgtgtgtttgcattTTCGAACCTAATCGTGCGTGTTGTAGACAGTTGTCACAGTTCAATGATGCTTGTAATCACCGACTGTTtttgtgtcaaaattaatccatgattacataattatcgCTCCTTATTTTCACCCACCCTACCCACAGATTCAGACCTGGGATGGCATCGTGGGCGGTGAGCGGCTAGTCACGATGTCCTGCAGTGACAAAGTGGCTCGTTGGAACCTGCTCGGAGTTCAAGGTGCACTGCTCTCTCTCTATATAGAACCCGTCTACCTCAAGTCGATCACAGTGGGCAAGTATTACAGCGAGGAACACCTCACGAGGGCGGTCTATTCTCGAATAAGCTCTGTCCCTAATCTACCCGAATCTTACACCCCCACGCTCCCACTGCTTCTACACACTGGTGAAATAGCCCAGCGATCTAAAGACGTTAGTCAAAAAACTCCCGATAAAAGCTTCAACTGGACTTGGGGCGACAATAAGGTTGAAGTCGTAAATGCTCGTACTGGAAAATTGAATGATGAAATCCCGTCTCGTCTTTGCAAGCAAATGTTATACGAGAAGTTCATCGGCCTCTGGGATGGTCTAGCCTGCGAGAAGCTCAAGCTGGAGGTGGTCAAGGTTATTCCCAATGCAGCTTGTTCTAAGGACACACCCCCTGGCCCCTCCACTTCTAGTAATGCGAAGAGTGATGTACTACCGTTTGCGATTGATACCAAACCGTCGATGCCTCCTGGACTGGATCTGGCAGACTCCAAAGGTTCGATTTGTTCTTCGCTTAGTCTCTCGAGGGCCTGCAGCTACGGGCAAGTGAAGGCACTGGCAAAAGATTATCAGCTGGCAAAGGAAGCATTTATCCAGCACTTCAATGAATGCTGGAGTGGCTGGGTAAAGAAACCACAGGAACAAAATGACTTTTATCTGTAGCTGTATACAGTCATTTTGCATGTGTGCATATTAATATTTAAATATGTTCCCCTTTGTTTGATAACCTCTTTATACAGTAACTGACTGTTCATTTTGTATgctttattaaatattttctCTTTGTTGTGTGATAACCTTTTGATTGCGTGGGTGTGTTTACATCCTGG
The Halichondria panicea chromosome 11, odHalPani1.1, whole genome shotgun sequence DNA segment above includes these coding regions:
- the LOC135343526 gene encoding double-stranded RNA-specific editase 1-like isoform X1 produces the protein MSLGQGSNPLSTLNSFHQTVQYDLVQESGPPHMKEFVMQAVVEGRAYRGTGKSKKLAKYAAASEALKQMYNMNLSLGVGNSEPSTPSVSTVAGPVQETPSTDVSEASPPPAKKPRLLETTPTPVVSVMHPVSQLMQTYPGTEFSFTVPSVYYPGSSFNCTVTVRGWCFNGVGTSKKTAKRAAAEAALAYLQNIHTIGHTPPIPASDASSQDTGGHSSTAPKCQGIRTTLGFRSSKLSCHLYKRLSRLLPMPAAMLAKRVKQLSEQKFTELAVQLPSPTQKVLATVVMMKGSSGTGMVSADVGGEVVALATGTKCIGGDHLSITGLAVNDCHAEIVARRALVRFFYAQLSLHTKGQNSASIFEKKPDGRFTIQPGVSFHLYISSTPCGDARVFPLSEAESTGDTHPHRKNRGQARVKTEAGEGTHPTSQQIQTWDGIVGGERLVTMSCSDKVARWNLLGVQGALLSLYIEPVYLKSITVGKYYSEEHLTRAVYSRISSVPNLPESYTPTLPLLLHTGEIAQRSKDVSQKTPDKSFNWTWGDNKVEVVNARTGKLNDEIPSRLCKQMLYEKFIGLWDGLACEKLKLEVVKVIPNAACSKDTPPGPSTSSNAKSDVLPFAIDTKPSMPPGLDLADSKGSICSSLSLSRACSYGQVKALAKDYQLAKEAFIQHFNECWSGWVKKPQEQNDFYL
- the LOC135343526 gene encoding double-stranded RNA-specific editase 1-like isoform X2; translation: MSLGQGSNPLSTLNSFHQTVQYDLVQESGPPHMKEFVMQAVVEGRAYRGTGKSKKLAKYAAASEALKQMYNMNLSLGVGNSEPSTPSVSTVAGPVQETPSTDVSEASPPPAKKPRLLETTPTPVVSVMHPVSQLMQTYPGTEFSFTVPSVYYPGSSFNCTVTVRGWCFNGVGTSKKTAKRAAAEAALAYLQNIHTIGHTPPIPASDASSQDTGGHSSTAPKCQVLPMPAAMLAKRVKQLSEQKFTELAVQLPSPTQKVLATVVMMKGSSGTGMVSADVGGEVVALATGTKCIGGDHLSITGLAVNDCHAEIVARRALVRFFYAQLSLHTKGQNSASIFEKKPDGRFTIQPGVSFHLYISSTPCGDARVFPLSEAESTGDTHPHRKNRGQARVKTEAGEGTHPTSQQIQTWDGIVGGERLVTMSCSDKVARWNLLGVQGALLSLYIEPVYLKSITVGKYYSEEHLTRAVYSRISSVPNLPESYTPTLPLLLHTGEIAQRSKDVSQKTPDKSFNWTWGDNKVEVVNARTGKLNDEIPSRLCKQMLYEKFIGLWDGLACEKLKLEVVKVIPNAACSKDTPPGPSTSSNAKSDVLPFAIDTKPSMPPGLDLADSKGSICSSLSLSRACSYGQVKALAKDYQLAKEAFIQHFNECWSGWVKKPQEQNDFYL